The region TTCTGATAAACAGGCGTCTCTACCGGGCCCGGAGATATGCAGTTTACACGTATCCTTCGGTTGGAAAGCTCAGTGGCCAGCACACGGCTCAATCCAATGATAGCTGCTTTACTTGCAGAGTAAACCCCTGCATTCGGCATGCCTACGCTAGCATTCACCGATGTATTGAATATTACCGAGCCGCCATCATTAAGGAGTGGAAGTAGCGCCTGAAGCGTAAAGAAAACCCCTTTTACGTTGATGTTCATAATCGTATCATAATGCTCTTCAGAGGATTGTTCAAATGGTGCAAAATTGGCGACACCCGCGTTCAGAAAGATGATATCAACGGATCCGAAATCCGCCTTAACGGATGCAGCGAGCTTGCCAATCGACTCCATCTCACCCTGATCCGAAACATAACCGTTTACG is a window of Mucilaginibacter terrenus DNA encoding:
- a CDS encoding SDR family oxidoreductase translates to MNTLNEKTAIITGGNSGIGYATAKVFKDNGANVIITGRNDAAVRQAANELGVNGYVSDQGEMESIGKLAASVKADFGSVDIIFLNAGVANFAPFEQSSEEHYDTIMNINVKGVFFTLQALLPLLNDGGSVIFNTSVNASVGMPNAGVYSASKAAIIGLSRVLATELSNRRIRVNCISPGPVETPVYQKLGLNNEEIAGFSKVLSEKILLKRFGQAEEVAQLAAFLASDNSTFITGAEMVIDGGLVVNPVVH